One segment of Trachemys scripta elegans isolate TJP31775 chromosome 1, CAS_Tse_1.0, whole genome shotgun sequence DNA contains the following:
- the LOC117872229 gene encoding olfactory receptor 51G2-like: protein MSAVNNTKFTSAVFLLTGIPGQEDIHLWISIPFCLMYVISIVGNSLILFIIKTDQSLHEPMYIFLSMLAVTDLGLSISTIPTTLGILLFNSREVKLDACFAQLFFIHSLSYIESSVLLLMAFDRFVAISNPLRYTSILTPLRIARMGLFFVLRLVALNFPLPFLLKRFRYCQANVLSHSYCLHQEVMKMACSDITVNSIYGLSIKLLTVGLDSLLIFLSYVMILKTVLSVASHAECLRALNTCVSHLCAVLLFYIPNIGLSVIHRFGNSSSHFLQILLGYVYLLVPPLMNPIVYSVKSKHLRARIIRMFIK, encoded by the coding sequence atgtcagctgtcaatAACACCAAATTCACATCTGCAGTGTTCCTTCTCACtgggatacctgggcaggaagaCATACATCTCTGGATCTCTATCCCCTTCTGCTTGATGTATGTCATTTCCATAGTAGGAAATTCActcattctgttcattataaaaacagatcaaAGCCTCCATGAGCcaatgtacattttcctttcaatGTTGGCCGTCACAGACCTTGGCTTATCGATATCTACCATACCAACAACATTGGGGATATTATTATTTAACTCTAGGGAGGTCAAACTTGATGCCTGTTttgcccagctgttcttcatccactcgCTTTCATACATTGAATCCTCCGTGCTCCtgttgatggcctttgaccgcttcGTCGCGATCTCTAACCCACTGAGATATACCTCCATCTTAACCCCACTGAGAATAGCCAGGATGGGACTTTTCTTTGTGCTAAGATTGGTGGCTCTTAACTTTCCACTTCCCTTTCTCCTGAAACGGTTCCGATACTGTCAAGccaatgtcctctcccattcctactgcctGCACCAGGAGGTCATGAAGATGGCTTGTTCAGACATCACAGTCAACAGCATCTATGGCTTGTCTATTAAACTCTTAACGGTAGGCTTAGACTCGTTGCTCATCTTtctctcttatgtgatgatcctcaaaacTGTGCTTAGTGTCGCATCCCATGCAGAGTGCCTCAGGGCCCTGAACACCTGTGTCTCCCACCTATGCGCTGTCCTGCTCTTCTACATACCAAATATTGGCTTGTCTGTGATACACAGATTTGGGAACAGCTCTTCTCACTTCCTTCAGATTCTCCTGGGCTATGTCTACCTGCTGGTCCCGCCCCTGATGAACCCAATCGTGTACAgcgtgaaaagcaaacaccttcgtgCGAGGATAATCAGGATGTTCATCAAATGA
- the LOC117872236 gene encoding olfactory receptor 51G2-like: protein MSAVNDTKFNSAVFLLTGIPGQEDVHLWISVPFCLVYVISIVGNSVILFIIKTDQTLHEPMFIFLSMLVITDLGLSISTIPTTLGILLFNSREISLDACFSQLFFIDSLSYIESSILFLMAFDRFIAFSNPLRYASILTPLRIAKMGLVAVLRSVVLIFPLPFLLKRFRYCRASVLSHSYCLHQDVMKMACSDITVNIIYGLSIKLLTVGLDLLLIFLSYVMILKTVLNVASHAERLRALNTFVSHLCAIVLFYLPHIGLSVIHRFGNSSSHLLQIFLGYLYVLVPPLMNPIVYSVKSKHLRAGIIRVFFK, encoded by the coding sequence atgtcagctgtcaatgacaccaaatTCAACTCTGCAGTGTTTCTTCTCACcgggatacctgggcaggaagaTGTCCATCTCTGGATCTCTGTCCCATTCTGCCTAGTGTATGTCATTTCGATAGTAGGCAATTCAGTtattctgttcattataaaaacagaccaaaccctccatgagcccatgttcattttcctttccatgttggtCATCACAGACCTTGGCTTATCGATATCCACCATACCAACAACACTGGGGATATTATTATTTAACTCTAGGGAGATAAGCCTTGATGCCTGTTTCTCCCAGCTCTTCTTCATCGACTCTCTTTCATATATTGAATCCTCCATTCTCTTCttgatggcctttgaccgcttcaTTGCGTTCTCTAACCCACTGAGATATGCTTCCATCTTAACCCCACTGAGAATAGCTAAGATGGGACTGGTGGCTGTGCTAAGATCAGTGGTCTTAATATTCCCACTCCCCTTTCTCCTGAAACGGTTCCGATACTGTCGAGCCAGTGTCCTGTCCCATTCCTACTGCCTGCACCAGGATGTCATGAAGATGGCTTGTTCTGATATCACAGTCAACATCATCTATGGCTTGTCTATTAAACTTTTAACGGTGGGGTTGGACTTATTGCTCATCTTTCTCTCCtatgtgatgatcctcaaaacTGTGCTGAATGTCGCATCCCACGCGGAGAGACTCAGGGCCCTGAACACCTTTGTATCCCACCTGTGCGCCATCGTGCTCTTCTACTTACCACATATCGGCTTGTCTGTGATACACAGATTCGGGAACAGCTCTTCTCACTTGCTTCAGATTTTCCTGGGCTACCTCTACGTGCTGGTTCCTCCCCTGATGAACCCAATCG